A single genomic interval of Ischnura elegans chromosome 3, ioIscEleg1.1, whole genome shotgun sequence harbors:
- the LOC124155499 gene encoding uncharacterized protein LOC124155499 — protein sequence METSLIVAVVLGWVIGQSQAGMQNTVKTSLLLGPVAETKEVPILVDSSGEMGLGAAGEVPDETVDWEIMNAELHEDCYEQVEKPNRLHRRAEWEKDEIKRERESVDVIVVRDGGLGCSRMRRCRALVRSLRGRRKNCELRDNFYVGGDGNVYEGRGWRAPPYWHLRGLTAVTVHFLGGPPSARALEAYQWLVDDGLLSGRLSAGHAVIAMATLLNDTSHSSRGLQDTMAAWPRATDVARLSRSWEYVLPRHLRLVRRAAWDGEGRASNRTRSRPLPRGVTYVMISEGGERCRGRVQCTAFMTRERQEMSAALRDDLPHNFYVTDGGDVFEGRGWEIRSPWELKRIEDSYVSVQLCGNFTSDGPPEEAVNALKLLMASGVEVGRLSPRYKMVSIGRLLYAAKGSLGEGLQEYVEGWSAWSEGWIADGRYPSSYTPLAIIKRSEWGYESSDGSYRGMTMVLVDDGGGRCHTREECIPIIKEQRYDGRYAEIYNYYITVDGHIYEASGEYRSEVSSSFSVSNVLAIKFLGSFSEDHPSALALNALTGLLDYAVRSNFLSRQYKLTSFRETYRTGAPSPARGLDGYLSTLPSWTSYSTLKVDLFSNGRIPFPASNLGYQSSVASNFTRAVDYVVIGEFKDSLCPRYGTEYCWSGKANFYIDGYGRSREYRGWQYPSLWERKALRTEFYSVVFIGNFTGSLPSRLAIMHFHHLARLGVETGKLAADYKILTFRQISEGSPANDPGDKFWQEIRTWDRWMDIDPLPL from the exons GAGCTGCGGGCGAAGTTCCTGATGAGACAGTCGATTGGGAGATCATGAACGCTGAGTTACATGAAGATTGCTATGAGC AAGTGGAGAAGCCGAATCGGTTGCACAGGAGAGCGGAATGGGAGAAAGACGAGATAAAGAGGGAGAGGGAGTCGGTGGACGTCATCGTGGTCAGGGACGGAGGCCTCGGCTGCTCCCGGATGCGGCGTTGCCGTGCCCTCGTCCGCTCCCTCAGGGGCCGCAGGAAGAACTGCGAGCTTAGGGATAACTTCTACGTGGGTGGGGACGGGAACGTGTACGAGGGTCGCGGGTGGCGGGCCCCTCCCTACTGGCACCTGCGGGGCCTCACCGCCGTCACCGTGCACTTCCTGGGCGGCCCGCCTTCGGCCCGCGCTCTCGAGGCCTACCAGTGGCTCGTGGACGACGGCCTACTCAGCGGACGGCTCTCTGCCGGCCACGCCGTCATCGCGATGGCCACCCTGCTCAACGACACGAGCCACTCCAGTCGCGGTCTGCAGGACACAATGGCCGCGTGGCCGAGGGCCACGGACGTGGCTCGCCTGTCCCGCTCATGGGAATACGTGCTGCCTCGACACCTGAGGTTGGTGCGGAGAGCCGCGTGGGACGGCGAAGGGCGGGCTTCGAACCGGACCCGCTCGCGTCCGCTGCCGAGGGGAGTGACCTACGTGATGATCAGCGAGGGCGGGGAGCGGTGCAGGGGGCGTGTCCAGTGCACGGCCTTCATGACACGCGAACGCCAAGAGATGAGTGCGGCCCTGAGAGACGACCTGCCGCACAACTTCTACGTCACGGACGGCGGGGACGTGTTCGAGGGTCGCGGGTGGGAGATTCGGTCGCCGTGGGAATTGAAACGAATCGAGGACAGCTACGTGAGCGTGCAGTTGTGCGGCAACTTCACGAGCGACGGCCCGCCCGAAGAGGCCGTCAATGCCCTGAAGCTGTTGATGGCGAGCGGTGTGGAGGTGGGTAGGTTGTCGCCTCGATACAAAATGGTTTCCATTGGTCGACTGCTTTATGCTGCGAAAGGATCTCTTGGAGAGGGTTTGCAGGAGTACGTGGAGGGATGGTCCGCTTGGTCGGAGGGATGGATTGCCGACGGTCGGTACCCATCATCCTACACTCCCCTGGCTATCATCAAACGCAGTGAATGGGGTTATGAATCTTCAGATGGCTCGTACCGTGGAATGACAATGGTTCTGGTGGACGACGGAGGAGGAAGGTGCCATACCCGTGAAGAATGCATACCCATCATCAAAGAGCAAAGATATGACGGGAGGTACGCCGAGATTTACAACTACTACATCACAGTAGATGGTCACATTTACGAGGCGAGTGGGGAATATAGGTCTGAAGTATCTAGTTCATTCTCTGTTTCTAATGTGTTGGCCATAAAATTTTTAGGTTCCTTCTCCGAGGATCACCCTTCTGCGCTGGCCCTTAATGCATTGACCGGTCTCCTGGATTACGCTGTGAGATCGAACTTTTTATCGCGGCAATATAAACTGACGTCTTTCCGTGAGACATACAGAACCGGAGCGCCCTCCCCTGCGCGTGGTCTGGACGGCTACTTGAGCACGTTGCCATCGTGGACGAGTTACTCAACGCTAAAGGTCGATTTATTTTCGAATGGTCGAATTCCATTCCCAGCATCGAATTTGGGTTACCAGTCGTCGGTAGCGAGCAATTTCACAAGAGCCGTCGATTACGTGGTTATTGGGGAGTTTAAAGACAGTTTATGCCCGCGCTATGGTACAGAATATTGCTGGAGCGGTAAAGCTAACTTTTACATCGATGGATATGGGAGATCGCGGGAATACCGCGGCTGGCAGTACCCGTCACTCTGGGAAAGAAAAGCCCTGAGGACTGAATTCTACTCGGTCGTATTCATTGGGAATTTCACCGGGTCGCTTCCCTCTCGTCTGGCAATAATGCATTTCCATCACCTCGCGAGACTCGGAGTGGAGACGGGTAAACTGGCGGCAGACTACAAGATACTGACGTTTCGTCAGATATCCGAGGGATCGCCTGCGAACGACCCTGGCGATAAGTTTTGGCAAGAGATTAGAACTTGGGACAGATGGATGGATATCGATCCTCTACCACTGTAG